The Streptomyces avermitilis MA-4680 = NBRC 14893 genome contains a region encoding:
- the argJ gene encoding bifunctional glutamate N-acetyltransferase/amino-acid acetyltransferase ArgJ produces the protein MSVTAAQGFTASGIAAGIKENGNPDLALVVNNGPRLAAAGVFTSNRVKAAPVLWSEQVLKGGVVSAVVLNSGGANACTGPKGFQDTHATAEKVAETLDLNAGEVAVASTGLIGVLLPMDKLLPGVERAVAGLSEHGGEKAAIAIKTTDTVHKTSVVTKDGWTVGGMAKGAGMLAPGLATMLVVLTTDADLDRDALDRALRAATRTTFDRVDSDGCMSTNDTVLLLASGASEVTPKQEEFAEAVRAVCDDLGQQLIQDAEGASKDIKVEVVGAATEDDAVEVGRSIARNNLLKCAIHGEDPNWGRVLSAIGTTRAAFEPDQLNVAINGVWVCKKGGVGEDRDLVDMRYREVHIVADLAAGTETATIWTNDLTADYVHENSAYSS, from the coding sequence GTGAGCGTCACCGCTGCCCAGGGCTTCACCGCCTCCGGCATCGCAGCAGGCATCAAGGAGAACGGCAATCCCGACCTGGCCCTCGTGGTCAACAACGGGCCCCGTCTCGCCGCCGCGGGCGTCTTCACCTCCAACCGTGTGAAGGCCGCGCCGGTCCTGTGGTCCGAGCAGGTGCTGAAGGGCGGCGTCGTCTCCGCCGTCGTCCTCAACTCCGGTGGCGCCAACGCCTGTACGGGCCCCAAGGGCTTCCAGGACACGCACGCCACCGCCGAGAAGGTCGCCGAGACGCTGGACCTGAACGCCGGTGAGGTCGCCGTCGCTTCCACCGGGCTCATCGGCGTACTCCTGCCGATGGACAAGCTCCTGCCGGGAGTCGAGCGGGCCGTCGCCGGGCTGTCCGAGCACGGTGGCGAGAAGGCGGCCATCGCCATCAAGACCACCGACACCGTGCACAAGACGTCCGTCGTGACGAAGGACGGCTGGACCGTCGGCGGCATGGCCAAGGGCGCCGGCATGCTCGCCCCCGGCCTCGCCACCATGCTCGTCGTCCTCACCACGGACGCCGACCTCGACCGCGACGCACTCGACCGGGCCCTGCGCGCCGCCACCCGCACCACCTTCGACCGCGTCGACTCCGACGGCTGCATGTCCACCAACGACACCGTTCTGCTGCTCGCCTCCGGGGCCTCCGAAGTCACCCCGAAGCAGGAGGAGTTCGCGGAGGCCGTCCGTGCGGTCTGCGACGACCTCGGCCAGCAGCTCATCCAGGACGCCGAGGGCGCCAGCAAGGACATCAAGGTCGAGGTCGTGGGCGCCGCGACGGAGGACGACGCCGTCGAGGTGGGCCGCTCCATCGCCCGCAACAACCTCCTGAAGTGCGCCATCCACGGCGAGGACCCCAACTGGGGACGCGTCCTCTCTGCGATCGGCACGACCCGGGCCGCCTTCGAGCCCGACCAGCTGAACGTCGCCATCAACGGCGTCTGGGTCTGCAAGAAGGGCGGCGTCGGCGAGGACCGCGACCTCGTCGACATGCGCTACCGCGAGGTCCACATCGTCGCCGACCTCGCCGCCGGCACCGAGACCGCCACCATCTGGACCAACGACCTCACCGCGGACTACGTCCACGAGAACAGCGCCTACTCCTCATGA